In a single window of the Helicobacter felis ATCC 49179 genome:
- a CDS encoding pyridoxal-phosphate-dependent aminotransferase family protein → MQSLLFTPGPTPIHPSISNTLSQPTIHHRTPEFEAIFAFVREKLKEMIGLAEVLTLVSSGTGAMEAALLQFVRPIKEPALLVLNNGKFGERFAKIAQAHGLNVLELKSPWDTPITPKQVLETLQAHPTIHAIALQVCESSGGLRLDFEGITQAVKAHNPEIITIIDAITALGVEPLQTDHVDVLIGGSQKAFMLPVGLSFLGLSDFALSRLENKGYYFNLDLELKNQQKNTTAFTAGISHILGLKTYFDSLQDLGGLDALYVATKKRAQSTNLALEALGFSLYPKSPAPCMSVIYHQEASHIRKHLHHKYGVLVAGGQDALKDYLLRINHMGIIEIYQSAWMLNALEQSLVDLGLRPSFEGVAIKAFMQHYYKGV, encoded by the coding sequence TTGCAATCCCTACTCTTCACCCCCGGACCAACACCCATTCACCCTAGTATTTCTAACACCCTGAGCCAACCTACTATCCACCACCGCACTCCTGAATTTGAAGCTATCTTTGCTTTTGTGCGTGAAAAACTAAAAGAGATGATCGGGCTTGCTGAGGTGTTAACTTTGGTGAGCAGTGGCACGGGGGCGATGGAAGCCGCTCTTTTGCAATTTGTGCGCCCCATAAAAGAGCCCGCCCTCTTGGTGCTCAATAATGGCAAGTTTGGCGAACGCTTTGCCAAGATCGCCCAAGCACATGGTTTAAATGTTTTGGAGCTTAAAAGTCCATGGGACACTCCCATTACCCCCAAACAGGTGCTAGAAACCCTGCAGGCTCATCCTACCATCCACGCTATCGCCCTGCAGGTGTGCGAGTCTTCGGGGGGCTTGCGCTTGGATTTTGAGGGCATCACTCAGGCAGTCAAAGCCCATAACCCAGAGATCATTACGATCATCGATGCGATCACCGCTTTAGGGGTCGAACCCCTACAGACAGACCATGTTGATGTGCTCATTGGGGGAAGTCAAAAGGCTTTTATGTTACCTGTGGGTTTGAGTTTCTTAGGTTTGAGCGATTTTGCCCTCTCAAGGTTAGAAAATAAGGGCTATTATTTTAATCTTGACCTAGAGTTGAAAAACCAACAAAAAAATACCACCGCTTTTACTGCTGGTATCTCTCATATTTTAGGCCTAAAAACCTACTTTGATAGCCTGCAAGATTTAGGCGGGTTAGATGCCTTGTATGTAGCCACCAAAAAGCGCGCCCAAAGCACGAATTTAGCCCTTGAGGCTTTAGGGTTTTCCCTCTATCCTAAAAGTCCTGCTCCTTGTATGTCTGTGATTTACCATCAAGAGGCGAGCCACATTAGAAAGCATTTACACCACAAATACGGGGTATTGGTGGCCGGAGGGCAAGATGCCTTAAAAGATTATCTTTTGCGCATCAACCACATGGGGATCATCGAGATCTACCAAAGCGCGTGGATGCTCAATGCCTTAGAACAAAGTCTAGTGGATTTGGGCTTGCGTCCTAGTTTTGAGGGCGTAGCGATCAAGGCTTTCATGCAACACTACTACAAGGGGGTTTAA
- the ung gene encoding uracil-DNA glycosylase — protein sequence MLFHALERLPPEWSAFLQPAIQNSHFKHLNHNYMQALTEAQKHQTRVFPLPNALFKTFEATPLESLHTILLGQDPYHGVFTYKNQEHPLAMGLSFSVPTHAPIPKSLQNIYKELQQSLHIFPPKHGNLQSWAKQGVLLLNAILSVEKNKAKSHAHLGWESFTDLILVQLSNLQRPLVFIFLGRVAQEKIKLLNPNPQHLILSAPHPSPLAQRKPPFFLGSGIFSRAQNFLKQKNIPMRWDLDESS from the coding sequence ATGCTTTTCCATGCCTTAGAACGCCTGCCCCCTGAATGGAGCGCGTTTTTACAGCCCGCGATCCAAAATTCCCATTTCAAGCATTTGAATCATAATTATATGCAAGCACTGACAGAAGCCCAAAAACACCAAACGCGTGTATTCCCACTCCCTAATGCGCTTTTTAAGACCTTTGAAGCCACTCCTCTAGAGTCCCTGCACACTATTTTGCTTGGCCAAGACCCCTACCATGGAGTCTTCACCTATAAAAATCAAGAACATCCCCTTGCGATGGGTCTAAGTTTTAGTGTGCCCACCCATGCGCCCATTCCTAAGAGTTTGCAAAATATTTATAAGGAATTGCAACAGAGTTTGCACATTTTCCCACCCAAACATGGTAATTTACAATCTTGGGCCAAGCAGGGGGTGTTATTGCTCAACGCCATCTTGAGCGTAGAAAAAAACAAGGCCAAATCACATGCGCATTTGGGGTGGGAGAGTTTTACAGATTTAATCTTGGTCCAACTCTCCAACTTGCAGAGACCTTTAGTGTTTATCTTTTTAGGGCGTGTGGCTCAAGAAAAAATTAAACTTTTAAACCCTAATCCTCAGCATTTGATTCTAAGTGCGCCCCATCCAAGCCCTCTAGCCCAACGCAAACCTCCCTTTTTTCTAGGCAGTGGCATTTTTTCACGCGCGCAGAACTTCTTAAAGCAGAAAAACATTCCAATGCGTTGGGATTTAGATGAGAGTTCTTGA
- a CDS encoding MiaB/RimO family radical SAM methylthiotransferase, translating into MLGKLAHYELTSEMSLADVIIINTCGFIQSAKEESIRVLLEAINGRKEGALVVASGCLSERYKQELAKELPEIDIFTGVGDYDKIDTLLAQKQSQFSKQVFLAGTQKRTIIGSQVHAHVKLSEGCNQSCSFCAIPSFKGRLQSKEIKNVLVEIEQLVKQGFSDVSFIAQDSSSYLKDKGVKDGLVQLIKAIDKQGALKSARIFYLYPTTTTLELIETIANSPIFMNYFDMPIQHISDSMLKTMRRNSNKATHVRLLEAMRAVPASFLRTTLLLGHPHEQEADIAELQEFLQSFSFDRINLFAFSPEEGTKAYEMPQIQSKVINARLDQINALVQAQVETSMQQLVGQTLDIIVEGLSEDGLFLKARDRRWGLEIDGEILINESFLDYTPPGHYKALCHTYEKGILLGKVVE; encoded by the coding sequence ATGTTAGGCAAGCTCGCCCATTATGAACTCACCTCTGAGATGAGTCTAGCCGATGTGATCATCATTAATACCTGCGGATTTATCCAATCTGCCAAAGAGGAGAGCATTAGGGTCTTGCTTGAGGCGATCAATGGGCGCAAAGAGGGGGCTTTAGTGGTGGCTAGCGGATGTTTGAGTGAGCGTTACAAACAGGAACTCGCTAAAGAATTGCCCGAAATTGACATTTTTACTGGGGTGGGCGATTATGACAAAATCGACACGCTATTAGCCCAAAAACAAAGCCAATTTTCCAAGCAGGTTTTTTTAGCCGGGACACAAAAGCGCACCATCATCGGATCGCAAGTGCATGCCCATGTAAAACTCTCAGAGGGGTGTAATCAAAGTTGTAGTTTTTGTGCTATCCCTAGTTTTAAAGGCCGCCTGCAAAGCAAAGAGATAAAGAATGTATTGGTAGAGATAGAACAATTAGTCAAACAGGGTTTTAGCGATGTGAGCTTCATCGCCCAAGATTCAAGCTCTTATCTTAAAGATAAGGGTGTAAAAGACGGATTAGTTCAGTTGATTAAGGCTATTGACAAGCAGGGTGCGCTTAAAAGCGCGCGCATTTTCTATCTCTATCCTACCACGACCACCCTAGAGCTTATTGAGACTATCGCTAATTCCCCCATTTTTATGAATTATTTTGACATGCCCATTCAACATATTTCAGATTCCATGCTCAAAACTATGCGCCGTAATTCTAATAAAGCTACGCATGTCAGGCTTTTGGAGGCTATGCGCGCTGTGCCGGCTAGCTTTTTGCGCACCACGCTGTTATTAGGGCATCCGCACGAACAAGAGGCAGACATTGCAGAGTTGCAGGAATTTTTGCAAAGTTTTAGTTTTGATCGCATCAATCTTTTCGCCTTTAGTCCTGAGGAGGGCACAAAAGCCTATGAAATGCCCCAAATTCAAAGTAAAGTGATTAACGCCCGCTTGGATCAAATTAATGCGCTTGTGCAAGCACAAGTAGAGACCTCCATGCAACAACTTGTGGGACAGACTTTGGATATCATTGTGGAGGGCTTGAGTGAGGATGGGCTTTTTTTGAAGGCGCGTGATAGGCGTTGGGGCTTGGAAATCGATGGAGAGATTTTGATCAATGAAAGCTTTTTAGATTATACGCCTCCCGGGCATTATAAAGCTCTTTGTCATACCTATGAGAAGGGAATTTTGCTAGGCAAAGTGGTAGAATAG
- a CDS encoding carbon starvation CstA family protein has protein sequence MNKTLGNLLWAIVAIIGAVCLGVLALHKGESINTLWLVVAAICIYSLGYRFYSHFVAYKVLRLDDTRATPACVRNDGRDYVPTSKPITFGHHFAAIAGAGPLVGPILAAQMGYLPSVLWILIGSVLGGCVHDFVVLFMSMRRNGKSLGEMVKDEMGSVVGWFAMLGILGIMIIIIAILAMVVVKALAHSPWGLFTISMTIPIAIFMGLYMRFLRPGKVLEASLIGFGLLLAAIYYGKVVASDPNLSAIFTLKATTLAWIVIGYGFVSSNLPVWFLMAPRDYLSTFMKIGVILVLVIAVIVVAPPLQIPKVTSFIDGTGPVFAGSLFPFLFITIACGTISGFHALIASGTTPKIIEKESHARAVGYGAMVMESVVAIMALIMAAILHPGLYFAINAPENAISADIVQAAKVISSWGFTITPQEIQELTRNIGEHSILSRTGGAPTFAIGLSMLVYHIVGNPAVMAFWYHFAILFEALFILTAVDAGTRTARFMIQNILGHLYKPLGNTRSQVAVFVATFLCVSFWGHFLYQGAIDPKGGIYTLWPLFGVSNQMLAGMALLLSTTILFKMQRFRYSLVTAIPAVLILGITFYSGTLKVMPRSDNEVANHVSHVATAQILYEKISHTQEPEVLSILKQSLTNHIIDAILCVFFMVVAFMVFIASVRICYNAYRYNKISPPLCETP, from the coding sequence GTGAACAAGACTTTAGGCAATCTTTTATGGGCGATCGTGGCTATTATCGGGGCGGTATGCTTAGGAGTATTAGCCTTGCACAAGGGCGAGAGTATCAACACGCTTTGGCTTGTGGTGGCGGCTATTTGCATTTACTCATTGGGTTATCGCTTTTATAGCCATTTTGTGGCTTATAAAGTTTTACGCTTAGATGACACGCGCGCCACGCCTGCATGCGTGCGCAATGATGGGCGCGACTATGTGCCTACAAGCAAACCTATTACCTTTGGACATCACTTTGCGGCTATTGCTGGGGCTGGTCCTCTAGTAGGACCAATTCTGGCCGCCCAAATGGGTTATCTACCCTCTGTGTTGTGGATTTTAATTGGGAGCGTTTTAGGGGGCTGTGTGCATGACTTTGTGGTGCTCTTTATGTCCATGCGGCGCAATGGCAAGTCTTTGGGCGAAATGGTCAAAGACGAGATGGGATCAGTGGTGGGTTGGTTTGCGATGCTAGGGATTTTGGGCATTATGATCATCATCATCGCGATTTTAGCAATGGTGGTGGTCAAGGCATTAGCGCATTCTCCTTGGGGGCTTTTTACTATTAGCATGACTATCCCAATTGCTATTTTTATGGGGCTTTACATGCGCTTTTTGCGCCCGGGCAAGGTGCTAGAGGCGTCTTTAATTGGCTTTGGGTTGTTATTGGCAGCGATCTATTATGGTAAAGTTGTGGCGAGCGATCCTAACTTAAGCGCGATTTTTACCCTCAAAGCCACCACGCTCGCGTGGATTGTGATTGGGTATGGCTTTGTGTCCTCTAATTTGCCCGTGTGGTTTTTAATGGCACCGCGCGACTATTTGAGCACTTTTATGAAAATCGGGGTGATCTTAGTTTTGGTGATCGCCGTGATTGTGGTCGCCCCTCCTTTGCAAATCCCTAAAGTAACTTCTTTCATCGATGGCACGGGACCGGTCTTTGCCGGAAGTCTTTTCCCTTTTCTCTTCATTACTATTGCATGTGGGACGATTAGCGGTTTCCATGCCTTGATCGCCTCAGGCACGACACCTAAGATCATTGAAAAAGAAAGCCACGCGCGCGCGGTGGGTTATGGGGCGATGGTAATGGAATCGGTGGTTGCGATTATGGCTTTGATCATGGCAGCTATCTTGCACCCCGGGCTTTACTTTGCGATCAATGCGCCAGAAAACGCGATAAGTGCAGATATTGTTCAAGCCGCCAAAGTGATCAGTTCTTGGGGCTTTACCATTACCCCCCAAGAAATCCAAGAATTGACCCGTAATATTGGTGAGCACAGTATTTTGAGTCGCACGGGAGGCGCGCCCACCTTTGCGATCGGGCTGTCCATGCTGGTTTATCACATCGTGGGCAATCCTGCTGTGATGGCATTTTGGTATCACTTTGCAATCCTCTTTGAAGCTCTCTTTATTCTCACTGCCGTAGATGCAGGCACACGCACCGCCCGCTTTATGATTCAAAACATTTTAGGTCATCTCTATAAGCCTTTAGGTAATACGCGTTCTCAGGTTGCCGTTTTTGTAGCGACTTTTCTTTGTGTGAGCTTTTGGGGGCATTTTCTCTATCAAGGGGCTATCGATCCTAAAGGAGGAATCTATACCCTCTGGCCCCTATTTGGTGTGAGTAATCAAATGTTAGCAGGCATGGCACTTTTACTCAGCACCACCATTCTCTTTAAAATGCAACGCTTTAGGTATTCGCTAGTAACAGCTATCCCCGCAGTCTTGATCTTGGGAATTACTTTTTATAGCGGTACTTTAAAAGTTATGCCAAGAAGTGATAATGAGGTGGCTAACCATGTTTCTCATGTGGCTACTGCGCAGATTCTCTATGAAAAAATCAGCCATACGCAAGAGCCTGAAGTTCTTTCTATCTTAAAGCAGAGTTTAACAAACCACATTATCGATGCGATCTTGTGTGTTTTCTTTATGGTGGTTGCATTCATGGTGTTTATTGCCAGCGTGCGTATTTGCTATAATGCCTATCGTTACAACAAAATCAGCCCCCCGCTGTGTGAAACCCCCTAA
- a CDS encoding valine--tRNA ligase, whose translation MHFPPFDSALEKHFYQICQDRGYFEVDSDSTKPPFAIIMPPPNVTGRLHMGHALTLSLQDILVRFKRMDGYRVLYQPGLDHAGIATQNVVEKQLLAQGIKKEEIGREAFVKKVWEWKESCGGQIVEQMQELGISCAWSRLRFSMDAGLERAVKIAFKTWFDQGLIVQDTYMINWCCKDGALADIEVEYEQEAGKLYYLRYLLERGGEVVVATTRPETFFGDVALMVHPEDERYQHLIGQNALLPLSKRPIPIIADSFVDPSFGSGCVKVTPAHDPNDYEVGKRHQLEPLVIFDQKGVLNAHAGKFAGLDRLEAREGIVQALKAGGFIVEIKDHPHQVGKCYRCASSIEPYISKQWFVKQEVAKGSIEKMAQGLAQFYPPHWRNNYNAWMQELRPWCISRQLWWGHRIPVFTCSKGHQFVPQDLPTHCPQCQDTHLEQDSDVLDTWFSSGLWAFSTLGFAQEGLEGFEGVKFNLNDLKDFYPNSVLITGFDILFFWVARMLLSGESLLGALPFKHIYLHALVRDENGEKMSKSKGNVIDPLELIKTYGSDALRFALAMLCVQGRDLCLNPKVLEQARHFSHKLYNAALFLSTQQAQEVTDYQTNLGLYAKSRLNATTKEVRSALELYRFNDATTALYRFFWGEFCDWVLEFSKAYKNTEQSSRVFGELVSVFKEGLCLLHPFMPFVSEYLYQHLNKSTLEQSPSIMVSPYPADTGQNRALETRFNLIKESITALRRLKILLNTPIEQAYIESQIALETEDRHFISKLSKIAHVHLSSSKPPKALSDTGELGIVHVSLEGVDVSALVGRLKAQLEKLQKEQAKLNLDNPQFLAKAPKALLDNLHERLKTIQEKQAQIQKELSMLQG comes from the coding sequence ATGCATTTCCCCCCTTTTGATTCAGCCTTAGAAAAGCATTTTTACCAGATTTGCCAAGATCGGGGCTACTTTGAGGTAGACAGCGATTCTACCAAGCCCCCCTTTGCTATCATCATGCCCCCGCCCAATGTAACCGGTCGCTTGCACATGGGGCATGCTCTCACTTTAAGCTTGCAAGATATTTTAGTGCGCTTTAAGCGCATGGATGGCTACAGGGTGCTCTATCAGCCCGGTTTAGATCACGCTGGGATTGCGACCCAAAATGTGGTTGAAAAACAGCTTTTAGCTCAAGGGATCAAAAAAGAGGAGATTGGAAGAGAAGCCTTTGTTAAAAAAGTTTGGGAGTGGAAAGAGTCTTGCGGGGGGCAGATTGTAGAGCAGATGCAAGAATTGGGGATTTCTTGTGCGTGGAGTCGATTGCGCTTTAGCATGGATGCTGGCTTGGAGAGGGCTGTAAAAATCGCCTTTAAAACATGGTTTGATCAAGGCTTGATCGTGCAGGACACCTATATGATCAACTGGTGTTGCAAGGATGGGGCGCTAGCAGATATTGAAGTGGAGTATGAGCAAGAGGCGGGCAAACTGTATTATTTGCGCTATCTTTTAGAGAGAGGCGGGGAGGTGGTGGTTGCCACCACGCGCCCAGAAACCTTTTTTGGAGATGTCGCCTTAATGGTGCACCCGGAGGATGAAAGATACCAACACCTCATCGGACAAAACGCCCTTTTGCCCTTGAGCAAACGCCCTATTCCTATCATTGCCGATTCTTTTGTAGACCCTAGTTTTGGGAGCGGGTGTGTCAAAGTAACCCCTGCACATGATCCCAATGACTATGAAGTGGGCAAACGCCACCAACTAGAACCCTTAGTGATCTTTGATCAAAAGGGGGTTTTAAACGCGCATGCAGGGAAGTTTGCCGGATTAGATCGCCTTGAGGCGCGCGAGGGCATTGTGCAAGCACTTAAAGCTGGCGGGTTTATTGTAGAGATCAAAGATCACCCCCACCAAGTGGGCAAATGCTACCGCTGTGCTAGCTCCATTGAGCCCTATATCTCCAAACAATGGTTTGTTAAACAAGAAGTTGCCAAAGGTTCTATAGAAAAAATGGCGCAAGGTTTGGCGCAATTTTACCCCCCCCATTGGCGTAATAATTACAACGCATGGATGCAAGAGTTGCGCCCGTGGTGTATTAGCCGTCAATTATGGTGGGGGCATCGTATCCCTGTTTTCACCTGTTCTAAGGGGCATCAATTCGTCCCCCAAGATTTGCCCACTCACTGCCCACAATGCCAAGACACCCACCTAGAACAAGATTCAGATGTCCTAGACACTTGGTTTAGCTCCGGGCTTTGGGCATTTAGCACCTTGGGTTTTGCCCAAGAGGGGTTAGAGGGCTTTGAGGGGGTGAAGTTTAATTTGAATGATTTAAAAGATTTCTACCCTAATAGTGTGCTCATAACCGGTTTTGATATTCTCTTTTTTTGGGTGGCTAGAATGCTTTTGAGCGGAGAGAGTTTGCTAGGTGCGCTCCCCTTTAAACACATCTATTTACATGCTTTGGTGCGCGATGAAAATGGGGAGAAAATGAGCAAATCTAAGGGGAATGTGATCGACCCCTTAGAACTCATTAAAACCTATGGGAGCGATGCCCTGCGTTTTGCCTTAGCGATGTTGTGCGTGCAGGGGCGGGATTTATGCTTAAACCCCAAAGTCTTAGAGCAAGCCCGACATTTCAGCCACAAACTCTACAACGCTGCTCTCTTTTTAAGCACACAGCAAGCCCAAGAGGTTACAGACTATCAAACTAATTTAGGGCTTTATGCCAAATCCCGTTTAAATGCGACCACTAAAGAGGTGCGTAGCGCACTCGAACTCTACCGCTTTAACGATGCTACCACTGCCCTTTATCGTTTCTTTTGGGGCGAGTTTTGCGATTGGGTTTTGGAGTTTTCTAAAGCTTACAAAAATACAGAGCAATCTAGCCGAGTTTTTGGCGAACTTGTCAGCGTCTTTAAAGAGGGTTTGTGTCTCTTGCACCCCTTTATGCCCTTTGTGAGCGAATATCTTTACCAACACCTCAATAAAAGCACCTTAGAGCAGAGCCCCTCGATTATGGTAAGCCCCTACCCTGCAGACACTGGACAAAATAGGGCTTTAGAGACACGCTTTAACTTGATTAAAGAGAGCATTACAGCTCTAAGACGCCTAAAAATTTTGCTCAACACTCCCATTGAACAAGCTTATATTGAAAGCCAAATTGCCCTAGAAACTGAGGATAGGCATTTTATTAGCAAACTGAGTAAAATTGCCCATGTACATTTGAGTAGCAGCAAACCGCCTAAAGCTTTGAGCGACACGGGCGAGCTTGGCATTGTGCATGTGAGCTTAGAGGGGGTAGATGTGAGCGCGCTTGTGGGGCGTTTAAAAGCACAATTAGAGAAATTGCAAAAAGAACAGGCGAAATTAAACTTAGACAACCCACAATTCTTAGCCAAAGCCCCCAAAGCCCTCTTAGATAACTTGCATGAACGGCTCAAAACCATTCAAGAAAAGCAAGCCCAAATACAAAAAGAACTCTCTATGTTGCAAGGATAA
- a CDS encoding NAD(P)/FAD-dependent oxidoreductase — protein sequence MVEVLVLGGGYASLSFIKSLPAKARSQYRIRLISQTPLHYFSVLLHEVLAGLKGQYTLPLSEILPKEVEFVQDRILEIQEGLVIGQEGSYRYDKLIVGLGFKSESFGVPGVEACAQSITNFENAQETHQRLLEALQNFQEQRPFSVVVCGAGFSGVELVGALSDTLPIISQGKAFQITCIEAMPTILPMFKPALAQKGFDYLQKIGVAMEMGTKILACKSKGVLVEKEGTQKEILADFLIWTCGVRGSEVIDNSAFLKGVRGRVEVNNFLEPTHLPGKGIFILGDCAGVKTAQGRFYPPTAQLARKMGIYLAKELARTGIGQPKKPFAYTPQGTLCSFGAGYTIGQIGPFYVRSRVATWLKKYIEWNWKRFLLAK from the coding sequence ATGGTAGAGGTGTTGGTTTTAGGGGGAGGTTATGCCTCTCTCTCTTTTATTAAAAGTTTGCCAGCTAAGGCGCGCTCTCAGTATCGTATCCGCCTGATTTCTCAAACTCCTTTGCATTATTTCAGTGTGCTTTTACACGAAGTGTTGGCCGGGCTCAAGGGGCAATACACACTCCCTTTAAGCGAAATTTTGCCCAAAGAAGTGGAGTTTGTGCAAGATCGCATCTTGGAGATTCAAGAAGGACTTGTGATCGGGCAGGAGGGAAGCTATCGCTATGACAAACTCATCGTTGGCTTAGGGTTTAAAAGCGAGAGTTTTGGCGTGCCCGGGGTAGAAGCGTGCGCACAAAGCATTACCAATTTTGAAAATGCCCAAGAGACGCATCAAAGGCTCTTAGAAGCCCTGCAGAACTTCCAAGAGCAACGCCCCTTTAGCGTGGTGGTGTGTGGGGCAGGGTTTAGCGGAGTGGAGTTAGTAGGGGCGTTGAGCGACACTCTGCCTATCATCTCTCAGGGCAAGGCGTTTCAGATCACCTGTATAGAAGCAATGCCAACGATTTTACCCATGTTCAAGCCCGCGCTCGCTCAAAAAGGGTTTGATTATCTGCAAAAAATAGGCGTGGCGATGGAAATGGGGACAAAAATTTTAGCCTGCAAGTCTAAGGGCGTTTTAGTTGAAAAAGAGGGCACACAAAAGGAAATTTTGGCAGATTTTCTCATATGGACTTGTGGGGTGCGTGGGAGTGAGGTCATTGACAACTCAGCGTTCTTAAAAGGTGTGCGCGGGCGTGTGGAAGTCAATAACTTTTTAGAACCTACTCATTTGCCCGGTAAAGGAATTTTTATTTTAGGAGATTGTGCAGGGGTTAAAACTGCACAAGGGCGTTTTTACCCCCCGACTGCACAACTTGCCCGCAAAATGGGGATTTATCTAGCCAAAGAGTTGGCGCGTACGGGCATAGGCCAACCTAAAAAGCCTTTTGCGTATACGCCTCAAGGCACCCTCTGTTCTTTTGGCGCAGGTTACACAATAGGACAAATAGGTCCTTTTTATGTGCGTAGCAGGGTAGCAACTTGGCTCAAAAAATACATTGAATGGAACTGGAAGAGATTTTTATTAGCCAAATAG
- the ffh gene encoding signal recognition particle protein, whose amino-acid sequence MFDTLTQSFKNALGKIRFQDDLKALEKALDELKKALLRNDVHHKVAKELVKNIEAKTKAKGIGKQQFLDSLQESLLEILSVPGASSGFVYAPTPPTIVLMCGLQGGGKTTTCAKLANYLKTRHKKVLLVACDLERLAAIEQLQVLGEQIGIEVYHQEGSVLDIAKGALKRAQEGQFDVVIVDSAGRLAIDKPLMEELKALKNLLNPLETFYVADALSGQDGVRSAQTFHTEIGLSGVVLSKFDSDSKGGVALGIAHQLQIPLRFIGHGEKIPDLDVFVPDRIAQRLMGAGDIVSLAEKTASVIDVKDAKNLSKKLKKGQLNFNDFLEQIEKIKKLGSLSSLVSMIPGLSGVAGTLKGMDLENSTEIKKIKAMVASMTAKERENPAILNGSRKKRIALGAGLDVAEINRILKRFEQMGQFAKKLSAKGAIPNFLQALQKKGGKA is encoded by the coding sequence ATGTTTGACACCCTCACACAATCTTTTAAAAACGCCTTAGGTAAAATCCGTTTTCAAGATGACTTAAAAGCCCTAGAAAAAGCCCTAGATGAGCTTAAAAAGGCTCTTTTACGCAATGATGTCCATCACAAGGTCGCCAAAGAATTAGTCAAAAATATTGAGGCTAAAACCAAAGCTAAGGGCATTGGCAAACAGCAGTTTTTAGATTCTCTGCAAGAGAGTTTGTTAGAAATTTTGAGCGTGCCCGGGGCTTCTAGTGGTTTTGTTTACGCCCCCACGCCTCCTACCATCGTTTTAATGTGCGGACTGCAAGGGGGGGGTAAAACCACCACTTGCGCCAAACTAGCCAACTATCTTAAAACCCGGCATAAGAAAGTGTTGTTAGTGGCGTGTGATTTAGAGAGATTAGCCGCTATTGAGCAGTTGCAAGTTTTAGGGGAGCAAATTGGCATAGAGGTTTACCACCAAGAGGGTAGCGTCTTAGACATCGCTAAGGGGGCTTTAAAGCGCGCCCAAGAGGGGCAGTTTGATGTGGTGATTGTGGATAGCGCGGGGCGTTTGGCTATTGATAAGCCTCTGATGGAGGAGCTCAAAGCTTTAAAAAACTTGTTAAATCCCCTTGAAACCTTTTATGTGGCTGATGCGCTCAGTGGGCAGGATGGAGTGCGCTCGGCGCAGACTTTCCACACAGAAATAGGTCTTAGCGGGGTGGTGTTAAGCAAGTTTGATAGCGATTCTAAGGGCGGGGTGGCTTTAGGTATTGCCCATCAATTACAAATCCCCTTGCGCTTCATTGGGCATGGGGAGAAGATTCCAGATTTAGATGTGTTTGTGCCTGATCGCATCGCTCAACGCTTGATGGGTGCTGGGGATATTGTGAGCTTGGCAGAGAAAACAGCCAGCGTGATCGATGTCAAAGATGCCAAAAATCTGTCTAAAAAGCTCAAAAAAGGGCAATTAAACTTCAACGACTTTTTAGAACAAATTGAGAAAATCAAAAAATTAGGCTCGCTGAGTTCTTTAGTTTCTATGATCCCCGGGCTTAGCGGGGTAGCGGGCACGCTTAAGGGCATGGATTTAGAAAACTCCACAGAGATTAAAAAAATTAAAGCGATGGTCGCCTCTATGACGGCCAAAGAAAGGGAGAATCCAGCTATTTTAAATGGAAGCCGCAAAAAGCGCATCGCTTTGGGCGCGGGGTTGGATGTGGCTGAGATCAATCGCATTTTAAAACGCTTTGAGCAAATGGGGCAATTTGCTAAAAAATTGAGCGCTAAGGGGGCTATCCCCAACTTTTTACAAGCTTTGCAAAAAAAAGGAGGCAAGGCCTGA
- a CDS encoding phosphoribosyltransferase yields the protein MHLYYGYNEFRQDVVDLAKMVQKDFKPQAIISILRGGMTLAHFLGLHWDIKEVYAINASSYSSDRTQGDLEIHNVPLLKPQHQNILVVDEIIDSGKSFMGVMRVLQEKYPQVCFKSAVLFAQKSAQFKADYILKEATSWIDFFWEVDTQGDYIA from the coding sequence ATGCATCTTTACTATGGCTATAATGAGTTTAGGCAGGATGTGGTGGATTTGGCTAAAATGGTGCAAAAGGACTTTAAACCCCAAGCTATCATCTCTATCTTGCGTGGGGGGATGACTTTGGCGCATTTTTTGGGCTTGCATTGGGATATCAAAGAGGTTTATGCTATCAATGCGAGCTCTTATAGCTCCGATCGCACACAGGGAGACCTAGAAATTCACAATGTCCCGCTTTTAAAACCCCAGCACCAAAATATTTTAGTGGTGGATGAGATTATTGATAGCGGGAAGAGCTTTATGGGAGTGATGCGAGTTTTGCAGGAGAAATACCCTCAAGTCTGCTTTAAAAGCGCGGTGCTTTTCGCCCAAAAAAGCGCGCAATTTAAGGCGGATTATATCCTCAAAGAAGCTACTTCTTGGATCGACTTTTTTTGGGAGGTAGACACACAGGGAGATTACATTGCCTAA